A single Calypte anna isolate BGI_N300 chromosome 5A, bCalAnn1_v1.p, whole genome shotgun sequence DNA region contains:
- the PAPOLA gene encoding poly(A) polymerase alpha isoform X1, with the protein MPFPITTQGSQTQQLQKHYGITSPISLAAPKEFDSMLTQKLIETLKPYGVFEEEEELQRRILILGKLNNLVKEWIREISESKNLPQSVIENVGGKIFTFGSYRLGVHTKGADIDALCVAPRHVERSDFFTSFYEKLKQQEEVKDLRAVEEAFVPVIKLCFDGIEIDILFARLALQTIPEDLDLRDDSLLKNLDIRCIRSLNGCRVTDEILHLVPNIDNFRLTLRAIKLWAKRHNIYSNILGFLGGVSWAMLVARTCQLYPNAIASTLVHKFFLVFSKWEWPNPVLLKQPEECNLNLPVWDPRVNPSDRYHLMPIITPAYPQQNSTYNVSVSTRMVMVEEFKQGLAITDEILLSKAEWSKLFEAPNFFQKYKHYIVLLASAPTEKQRLEWVGLVESKIRILVGNLEKNEFITLAHVNPQSFPAPKENPDKEEYRTMWVIGLVFKKTENSENLSVDLTYDIQSFTDTVYRQAINSKMFEMDMKIAARHVKRKQLHQLLPNHVLQKKKKHSTEGIRLTALNDSSLDLSMDSDNSTSVPSPTSAMKTSPLNSSGSSQGRSSPAPAVTAASVTNIQASEVTVPQINSSESSGGSSNESIPQTATQPAISPPPKPTISRIGSSAYILNPLPRTSGNVAAKMPSPVTAVKRTSSPHKEDSPKKMKIEEQDEIIEDTSCLDLNEHEKMETKEQHETEVNVNSQTETLQTTSLQAPQLNMYGLPYKVTEAGFALLNCAFKKTPSTDLSDIPALPANPIPVIKNSIKLRLNR; encoded by the exons ATGCCGTT TCCCATTACAACCCAGGGATCACAAACACAGCAACTACAGAAGCATTATGGCATTACCTCACCTATCAGTTTAGCTGCCCCTAAGGAGTTTGACAGCATGCTTACCCAGAAATTAATCGAAACCCTAAAACCTTATGGTGTatttgaagaggaagaagaactGCAACGCAG GATCCTAATTTTGGGAAAATTAAATAACCTGGTAAAGGAATGGATACGAGAAATCAGTGAAAGCAag AATCTTCCACAGTCTGTAATAGAAAATGTTGGAGGAAAAATTTTTACATTTGGATCCTATAGATTAGGGGTTCATACAAAAg GTGCTGATATTGATGCCCTGTGTGTTGCACCAAGACACGTTGAAAGAAGTGATTTTTTCACATCATtttatgaaaaactgaaacagcAAGAAGAAGTAAAAGATCTGAGG gcTGTTGAAGAAGCTTTTGTCCCAGTTATTAAACTTTGTTTTGATGGAATAGAG attGATATTTTGTTTGCAAGATTAGCCCTACAAACTATTCCTGAGGACTTAGACCTACGAGACGATAGCCTACTTAAAAATTTAGACATTAGATGCATACGAAGTCTTAATG GTTGCCGAGTAACCGATGAAATTCTGCATCTAGTACCAAACATTGACAACTTCAGGTTAACACTGAGAGCTATCAAACTGTGGGCAAAAC GCCACAACATCTATTCCAATATACTAGGTTTCCTTGGTGGTGTTTCCTGGGCTATGCTAGTAGCAAGAACTTGCCAGCTTTATCCAAATGCAATAGCATCAACTCTTGTACATAaatttttcttggtattttctAAAtg GGAATGGCCAAATCCAGTGCTATTGAAACAGCCAGAAGAATGCAATCTTAATTTGCCTGTATGGGATCCAAGG GTAAACCCCAGTGATAGGTACCATCTTATGCCTATAATTACACCAGCATACCCACAGCAGAACTCTACCTACAATGTGTCCGTTTCCACACGGATGGTCATGGTTGAGGAATTTAAACAAG gTCTTGCTATCACAGATGAAATTTTGCTGAGTAAGGCAGAGTGGTCCAAACTTTTTGAAGCTCCAAACTTCTTTCAAAAGTACAA GCATTATATTGTGCTTCTAGCAAGTGCACCGACAGAAAAGCAGCGACTAGAATG GGTGGGCTTGGTGGAATCAAAAATCCGTATTCTAGTTGGAAACCTGGAGAAGAATGAATTCATTACACTGGCTCATGTGAATCCACAGTCATTCCCAGCACCCAAGGAGAATCCTgacaa GGAAGAATATCGTACTATGTGGGTGATTGGGTTGGTGTTTAAGAAAACggaaaattctgaaaatttaaGTGTTGATCTGACCTACGATATTCAGTCCTTTACAGACACAG TTTATAGGCAAGCAATAAACAGCAAGATGTTTGAGATGGATATGAAGATTGCTGCAAGGCATGTGAAGCGCAAGCAACTTCACCAACTTCTACCTAATCACgtgcttcagaaaaagaagaag CATTCAACAGAAGGGATCAGGTTGACAGCTCTGAATGACAGCAGCCTAGACTTGTCTATGGACAGTGATAACAGCACGTCTGTGCCTTCGCCTACCAGTGCTATGAAGACGAGTCCATTGAACAGTTCTGGAAGTTCTCAGGG cAGAAGCAGTCCTGCGCCAGCTGTAACAGCAGCATCTGTGACCAACATACAGGCTTCTGAAGTCACTGTGCCACAAATAAATTCCAGTGAAAGCTCAGGGG GTTCTTCCAATGAAAGCATTCCTCAAACTGCCACACAACCAGCCATTTCTCCACCACCAAAGCCTACCATCTCTAGAATTGGTTCCTCAGCGTATATATTAAATCCATTACCAAGAACTTCAGGAAATGTTGCAGCAAAAATGCCTAGCCCTGTCACAGCAGTGAAAAGGACATCTTCTCCTCATAAAGAAGATTCtcccaagaaaatgaaaattgaagAG CAGGATGAAATAATAGAAGATACTAGCTGCTTAGATTTGAATGAACatgaaaaaatggaaactaAG GAGCAGCATGAGACAGAGGTGAATGTTAATTCTCAAACAGAAACTCTTCAAACAACTTCTCTGCAAGCTCCTCAG CTAAACATGTATGGCTTGCCATACAAAGTGACCGAAGCTGGATTCGCTCTTCTGAATTGTGCCTTCAAA
- the PAPOLA gene encoding poly(A) polymerase alpha isoform X4, whose protein sequence is MPFPITTQGSQTQQLQKHYGITSPISLAAPKEFDSMLTQKLIETLKPYGVFEEEEELQRRILILGKLNNLVKEWIREISESKNLPQSVIENVGGKIFTFGSYRLGVHTKGADIDALCVAPRHVERSDFFTSFYEKLKQQEEVKDLRAVEEAFVPVIKLCFDGIEIDILFARLALQTIPEDLDLRDDSLLKNLDIRCIRSLNGCRVTDEILHLVPNIDNFRLTLRAIKLWAKRHNIYSNILGFLGGVSWAMLVARTCQLYPNAIASTLVHKFFLVFSKWEWPNPVLLKQPEECNLNLPVWDPRVNPSDRYHLMPIITPAYPQQNSTYNVSVSTRMVMVEEFKQGLAITDEILLSKAEWSKLFEAPNFFQKYKHYIVLLASAPTEKQRLEWVGLVESKIRILVGNLEKNEFITLAHVNPQSFPAPKENPDKEEYRTMWVIGLVFKKTENSENLSVDLTYDIQSFTDTVYRQAINSKMFEMDMKIAARHVKRKQLHQLLPNHVLQKKKKHSTEGIRLTALNDSSLDLSMDSDNSTSVPSPTSAMKTSPLNSSGSSQGRSSPAPAVTAASVTNIQASEVTVPQINSSESSGGSSNESIPQTATQPAISPPPKPTISRIGSSAYILNPLPRTSGNVAAKMPSPVTAVKRTSSPHKEDSPKKMKIEEQDEIIEDTSCLDLNEHEKMETKEQHETEVNVNSQTETLQTTSLQAPQKTPSTDLSDIPALPANPIPVIKNSIKLRLNR, encoded by the exons ATGCCGTT TCCCATTACAACCCAGGGATCACAAACACAGCAACTACAGAAGCATTATGGCATTACCTCACCTATCAGTTTAGCTGCCCCTAAGGAGTTTGACAGCATGCTTACCCAGAAATTAATCGAAACCCTAAAACCTTATGGTGTatttgaagaggaagaagaactGCAACGCAG GATCCTAATTTTGGGAAAATTAAATAACCTGGTAAAGGAATGGATACGAGAAATCAGTGAAAGCAag AATCTTCCACAGTCTGTAATAGAAAATGTTGGAGGAAAAATTTTTACATTTGGATCCTATAGATTAGGGGTTCATACAAAAg GTGCTGATATTGATGCCCTGTGTGTTGCACCAAGACACGTTGAAAGAAGTGATTTTTTCACATCATtttatgaaaaactgaaacagcAAGAAGAAGTAAAAGATCTGAGG gcTGTTGAAGAAGCTTTTGTCCCAGTTATTAAACTTTGTTTTGATGGAATAGAG attGATATTTTGTTTGCAAGATTAGCCCTACAAACTATTCCTGAGGACTTAGACCTACGAGACGATAGCCTACTTAAAAATTTAGACATTAGATGCATACGAAGTCTTAATG GTTGCCGAGTAACCGATGAAATTCTGCATCTAGTACCAAACATTGACAACTTCAGGTTAACACTGAGAGCTATCAAACTGTGGGCAAAAC GCCACAACATCTATTCCAATATACTAGGTTTCCTTGGTGGTGTTTCCTGGGCTATGCTAGTAGCAAGAACTTGCCAGCTTTATCCAAATGCAATAGCATCAACTCTTGTACATAaatttttcttggtattttctAAAtg GGAATGGCCAAATCCAGTGCTATTGAAACAGCCAGAAGAATGCAATCTTAATTTGCCTGTATGGGATCCAAGG GTAAACCCCAGTGATAGGTACCATCTTATGCCTATAATTACACCAGCATACCCACAGCAGAACTCTACCTACAATGTGTCCGTTTCCACACGGATGGTCATGGTTGAGGAATTTAAACAAG gTCTTGCTATCACAGATGAAATTTTGCTGAGTAAGGCAGAGTGGTCCAAACTTTTTGAAGCTCCAAACTTCTTTCAAAAGTACAA GCATTATATTGTGCTTCTAGCAAGTGCACCGACAGAAAAGCAGCGACTAGAATG GGTGGGCTTGGTGGAATCAAAAATCCGTATTCTAGTTGGAAACCTGGAGAAGAATGAATTCATTACACTGGCTCATGTGAATCCACAGTCATTCCCAGCACCCAAGGAGAATCCTgacaa GGAAGAATATCGTACTATGTGGGTGATTGGGTTGGTGTTTAAGAAAACggaaaattctgaaaatttaaGTGTTGATCTGACCTACGATATTCAGTCCTTTACAGACACAG TTTATAGGCAAGCAATAAACAGCAAGATGTTTGAGATGGATATGAAGATTGCTGCAAGGCATGTGAAGCGCAAGCAACTTCACCAACTTCTACCTAATCACgtgcttcagaaaaagaagaag CATTCAACAGAAGGGATCAGGTTGACAGCTCTGAATGACAGCAGCCTAGACTTGTCTATGGACAGTGATAACAGCACGTCTGTGCCTTCGCCTACCAGTGCTATGAAGACGAGTCCATTGAACAGTTCTGGAAGTTCTCAGGG cAGAAGCAGTCCTGCGCCAGCTGTAACAGCAGCATCTGTGACCAACATACAGGCTTCTGAAGTCACTGTGCCACAAATAAATTCCAGTGAAAGCTCAGGGG GTTCTTCCAATGAAAGCATTCCTCAAACTGCCACACAACCAGCCATTTCTCCACCACCAAAGCCTACCATCTCTAGAATTGGTTCCTCAGCGTATATATTAAATCCATTACCAAGAACTTCAGGAAATGTTGCAGCAAAAATGCCTAGCCCTGTCACAGCAGTGAAAAGGACATCTTCTCCTCATAAAGAAGATTCtcccaagaaaatgaaaattgaagAG CAGGATGAAATAATAGAAGATACTAGCTGCTTAGATTTGAATGAACatgaaaaaatggaaactaAG GAGCAGCATGAGACAGAGGTGAATGTTAATTCTCAAACAGAAACTCTTCAAACAACTTCTCTGCAAGCTCCTCAG
- the PAPOLA gene encoding poly(A) polymerase alpha isoform X5: MPFPITTQGSQTQQLQKHYGITSPISLAAPKEFDSMLTQKLIETLKPYGVFEEEEELQRRILILGKLNNLVKEWIREISESKNLPQSVIENVGGKIFTFGSYRLGVHTKGADIDALCVAPRHVERSDFFTSFYEKLKQQEEVKDLRAVEEAFVPVIKLCFDGIEIDILFARLALQTIPEDLDLRDDSLLKNLDIRCIRSLNGCRVTDEILHLVPNIDNFRLTLRAIKLWAKRHNIYSNILGFLGGVSWAMLVARTCQLYPNAIASTLVHKFFLVFSKWEWPNPVLLKQPEECNLNLPVWDPRVNPSDRYHLMPIITPAYPQQNSTYNVSVSTRMVMVEEFKQGLAITDEILLSKAEWSKLFEAPNFFQKYKHYIVLLASAPTEKQRLEWVGLVESKIRILVGNLEKNEFITLAHVNPQSFPAPKENPDKEEYRTMWVIGLVFKKTENSENLSVDLTYDIQSFTDTVYRQAINSKMFEMDMKIAARHVKRKQLHQLLPNHVLQKKKKHSTEGIRLTALNDSSLDLSMDSDNSTSVPSPTSAMKTSPLNSSGSSQGRSSPAPAVTAASVTNIQASEVTVPQINSSESSGGSSNESIPQTATQPAISPPPKPTISRIGSSAYILNPLPRTSGNVAAKMPSPVTAVKRTSSPHKEDSPKKMKIEEDEIIEDTSCLDLNEHEKMETKEQHETEVNVNSQTETLQTTSLQAPQKTPSTDLSDIPALPANPIPVIKNSIKLRLNR, encoded by the exons ATGCCGTT TCCCATTACAACCCAGGGATCACAAACACAGCAACTACAGAAGCATTATGGCATTACCTCACCTATCAGTTTAGCTGCCCCTAAGGAGTTTGACAGCATGCTTACCCAGAAATTAATCGAAACCCTAAAACCTTATGGTGTatttgaagaggaagaagaactGCAACGCAG GATCCTAATTTTGGGAAAATTAAATAACCTGGTAAAGGAATGGATACGAGAAATCAGTGAAAGCAag AATCTTCCACAGTCTGTAATAGAAAATGTTGGAGGAAAAATTTTTACATTTGGATCCTATAGATTAGGGGTTCATACAAAAg GTGCTGATATTGATGCCCTGTGTGTTGCACCAAGACACGTTGAAAGAAGTGATTTTTTCACATCATtttatgaaaaactgaaacagcAAGAAGAAGTAAAAGATCTGAGG gcTGTTGAAGAAGCTTTTGTCCCAGTTATTAAACTTTGTTTTGATGGAATAGAG attGATATTTTGTTTGCAAGATTAGCCCTACAAACTATTCCTGAGGACTTAGACCTACGAGACGATAGCCTACTTAAAAATTTAGACATTAGATGCATACGAAGTCTTAATG GTTGCCGAGTAACCGATGAAATTCTGCATCTAGTACCAAACATTGACAACTTCAGGTTAACACTGAGAGCTATCAAACTGTGGGCAAAAC GCCACAACATCTATTCCAATATACTAGGTTTCCTTGGTGGTGTTTCCTGGGCTATGCTAGTAGCAAGAACTTGCCAGCTTTATCCAAATGCAATAGCATCAACTCTTGTACATAaatttttcttggtattttctAAAtg GGAATGGCCAAATCCAGTGCTATTGAAACAGCCAGAAGAATGCAATCTTAATTTGCCTGTATGGGATCCAAGG GTAAACCCCAGTGATAGGTACCATCTTATGCCTATAATTACACCAGCATACCCACAGCAGAACTCTACCTACAATGTGTCCGTTTCCACACGGATGGTCATGGTTGAGGAATTTAAACAAG gTCTTGCTATCACAGATGAAATTTTGCTGAGTAAGGCAGAGTGGTCCAAACTTTTTGAAGCTCCAAACTTCTTTCAAAAGTACAA GCATTATATTGTGCTTCTAGCAAGTGCACCGACAGAAAAGCAGCGACTAGAATG GGTGGGCTTGGTGGAATCAAAAATCCGTATTCTAGTTGGAAACCTGGAGAAGAATGAATTCATTACACTGGCTCATGTGAATCCACAGTCATTCCCAGCACCCAAGGAGAATCCTgacaa GGAAGAATATCGTACTATGTGGGTGATTGGGTTGGTGTTTAAGAAAACggaaaattctgaaaatttaaGTGTTGATCTGACCTACGATATTCAGTCCTTTACAGACACAG TTTATAGGCAAGCAATAAACAGCAAGATGTTTGAGATGGATATGAAGATTGCTGCAAGGCATGTGAAGCGCAAGCAACTTCACCAACTTCTACCTAATCACgtgcttcagaaaaagaagaag CATTCAACAGAAGGGATCAGGTTGACAGCTCTGAATGACAGCAGCCTAGACTTGTCTATGGACAGTGATAACAGCACGTCTGTGCCTTCGCCTACCAGTGCTATGAAGACGAGTCCATTGAACAGTTCTGGAAGTTCTCAGGG cAGAAGCAGTCCTGCGCCAGCTGTAACAGCAGCATCTGTGACCAACATACAGGCTTCTGAAGTCACTGTGCCACAAATAAATTCCAGTGAAAGCTCAGGGG GTTCTTCCAATGAAAGCATTCCTCAAACTGCCACACAACCAGCCATTTCTCCACCACCAAAGCCTACCATCTCTAGAATTGGTTCCTCAGCGTATATATTAAATCCATTACCAAGAACTTCAGGAAATGTTGCAGCAAAAATGCCTAGCCCTGTCACAGCAGTGAAAAGGACATCTTCTCCTCATAAAGAAGATTCtcccaagaaaatgaaaattgaagAG GATGAAATAATAGAAGATACTAGCTGCTTAGATTTGAATGAACatgaaaaaatggaaactaAG GAGCAGCATGAGACAGAGGTGAATGTTAATTCTCAAACAGAAACTCTTCAAACAACTTCTCTGCAAGCTCCTCAG
- the PAPOLA gene encoding poly(A) polymerase alpha isoform X2, with protein sequence MPFPITTQGSQTQQLQKHYGITSPISLAAPKEFDSMLTQKLIETLKPYGVFEEEEELQRRILILGKLNNLVKEWIREISESKNLPQSVIENVGGKIFTFGSYRLGVHTKGADIDALCVAPRHVERSDFFTSFYEKLKQQEEVKDLRAVEEAFVPVIKLCFDGIEIDILFARLALQTIPEDLDLRDDSLLKNLDIRCIRSLNGCRVTDEILHLVPNIDNFRLTLRAIKLWAKRHNIYSNILGFLGGVSWAMLVARTCQLYPNAIASTLVHKFFLVFSKWEWPNPVLLKQPEECNLNLPVWDPRVNPSDRYHLMPIITPAYPQQNSTYNVSVSTRMVMVEEFKQGLAITDEILLSKAEWSKLFEAPNFFQKYKHYIVLLASAPTEKQRLEWVGLVESKIRILVGNLEKNEFITLAHVNPQSFPAPKENPDKEEYRTMWVIGLVFKKTENSENLSVDLTYDIQSFTDTVYRQAINSKMFEMDMKIAARHVKRKQLHQLLPNHVLQKKKKHSTEGIRLTALNDSSLDLSMDSDNSTSVPSPTSAMKTSPLNSSGSSQGSSPAPAVTAASVTNIQASEVTVPQINSSESSGGSSNESIPQTATQPAISPPPKPTISRIGSSAYILNPLPRTSGNVAAKMPSPVTAVKRTSSPHKEDSPKKMKIEEQDEIIEDTSCLDLNEHEKMETKEQHETEVNVNSQTETLQTTSLQAPQLNMYGLPYKVTEAGFALLNCAFKKTPSTDLSDIPALPANPIPVIKNSIKLRLNR encoded by the exons ATGCCGTT TCCCATTACAACCCAGGGATCACAAACACAGCAACTACAGAAGCATTATGGCATTACCTCACCTATCAGTTTAGCTGCCCCTAAGGAGTTTGACAGCATGCTTACCCAGAAATTAATCGAAACCCTAAAACCTTATGGTGTatttgaagaggaagaagaactGCAACGCAG GATCCTAATTTTGGGAAAATTAAATAACCTGGTAAAGGAATGGATACGAGAAATCAGTGAAAGCAag AATCTTCCACAGTCTGTAATAGAAAATGTTGGAGGAAAAATTTTTACATTTGGATCCTATAGATTAGGGGTTCATACAAAAg GTGCTGATATTGATGCCCTGTGTGTTGCACCAAGACACGTTGAAAGAAGTGATTTTTTCACATCATtttatgaaaaactgaaacagcAAGAAGAAGTAAAAGATCTGAGG gcTGTTGAAGAAGCTTTTGTCCCAGTTATTAAACTTTGTTTTGATGGAATAGAG attGATATTTTGTTTGCAAGATTAGCCCTACAAACTATTCCTGAGGACTTAGACCTACGAGACGATAGCCTACTTAAAAATTTAGACATTAGATGCATACGAAGTCTTAATG GTTGCCGAGTAACCGATGAAATTCTGCATCTAGTACCAAACATTGACAACTTCAGGTTAACACTGAGAGCTATCAAACTGTGGGCAAAAC GCCACAACATCTATTCCAATATACTAGGTTTCCTTGGTGGTGTTTCCTGGGCTATGCTAGTAGCAAGAACTTGCCAGCTTTATCCAAATGCAATAGCATCAACTCTTGTACATAaatttttcttggtattttctAAAtg GGAATGGCCAAATCCAGTGCTATTGAAACAGCCAGAAGAATGCAATCTTAATTTGCCTGTATGGGATCCAAGG GTAAACCCCAGTGATAGGTACCATCTTATGCCTATAATTACACCAGCATACCCACAGCAGAACTCTACCTACAATGTGTCCGTTTCCACACGGATGGTCATGGTTGAGGAATTTAAACAAG gTCTTGCTATCACAGATGAAATTTTGCTGAGTAAGGCAGAGTGGTCCAAACTTTTTGAAGCTCCAAACTTCTTTCAAAAGTACAA GCATTATATTGTGCTTCTAGCAAGTGCACCGACAGAAAAGCAGCGACTAGAATG GGTGGGCTTGGTGGAATCAAAAATCCGTATTCTAGTTGGAAACCTGGAGAAGAATGAATTCATTACACTGGCTCATGTGAATCCACAGTCATTCCCAGCACCCAAGGAGAATCCTgacaa GGAAGAATATCGTACTATGTGGGTGATTGGGTTGGTGTTTAAGAAAACggaaaattctgaaaatttaaGTGTTGATCTGACCTACGATATTCAGTCCTTTACAGACACAG TTTATAGGCAAGCAATAAACAGCAAGATGTTTGAGATGGATATGAAGATTGCTGCAAGGCATGTGAAGCGCAAGCAACTTCACCAACTTCTACCTAATCACgtgcttcagaaaaagaagaag CATTCAACAGAAGGGATCAGGTTGACAGCTCTGAATGACAGCAGCCTAGACTTGTCTATGGACAGTGATAACAGCACGTCTGTGCCTTCGCCTACCAGTGCTATGAAGACGAGTCCATTGAACAGTTCTGGAAGTTCTCAGGG AAGCAGTCCTGCGCCAGCTGTAACAGCAGCATCTGTGACCAACATACAGGCTTCTGAAGTCACTGTGCCACAAATAAATTCCAGTGAAAGCTCAGGGG GTTCTTCCAATGAAAGCATTCCTCAAACTGCCACACAACCAGCCATTTCTCCACCACCAAAGCCTACCATCTCTAGAATTGGTTCCTCAGCGTATATATTAAATCCATTACCAAGAACTTCAGGAAATGTTGCAGCAAAAATGCCTAGCCCTGTCACAGCAGTGAAAAGGACATCTTCTCCTCATAAAGAAGATTCtcccaagaaaatgaaaattgaagAG CAGGATGAAATAATAGAAGATACTAGCTGCTTAGATTTGAATGAACatgaaaaaatggaaactaAG GAGCAGCATGAGACAGAGGTGAATGTTAATTCTCAAACAGAAACTCTTCAAACAACTTCTCTGCAAGCTCCTCAG CTAAACATGTATGGCTTGCCATACAAAGTGACCGAAGCTGGATTCGCTCTTCTGAATTGTGCCTTCAAA
- the PAPOLA gene encoding poly(A) polymerase alpha isoform X3, producing MPFPITTQGSQTQQLQKHYGITSPISLAAPKEFDSMLTQKLIETLKPYGVFEEEEELQRRILILGKLNNLVKEWIREISESKNLPQSVIENVGGKIFTFGSYRLGVHTKGADIDALCVAPRHVERSDFFTSFYEKLKQQEEVKDLRAVEEAFVPVIKLCFDGIEIDILFARLALQTIPEDLDLRDDSLLKNLDIRCIRSLNGCRVTDEILHLVPNIDNFRLTLRAIKLWAKRHNIYSNILGFLGGVSWAMLVARTCQLYPNAIASTLVHKFFLVFSKWEWPNPVLLKQPEECNLNLPVWDPRVNPSDRYHLMPIITPAYPQQNSTYNVSVSTRMVMVEEFKQGLAITDEILLSKAEWSKLFEAPNFFQKYKHYIVLLASAPTEKQRLEWVGLVESKIRILVGNLEKNEFITLAHVNPQSFPAPKENPDKEEYRTMWVIGLVFKKTENSENLSVDLTYDIQSFTDTVYRQAINSKMFEMDMKIAARHVKRKQLHQLLPNHVLQKKKKHSTEGIRLTALNDSSLDLSMDSDNSTSVPSPTSAMKTSPLNSSGSSQGRSSPAPAVTAASVTNIQASEVTVPQINSSESSGGSSNESIPQTATQPAISPPPKPTISRIGSSAYILNPLPRTSGNVAAKMPSPVTAVKRTSSPHKEDSPKKMKIEEDEIIEDTSCLDLNEHEKMETKEQHETEVNVNSQTETLQTTSLQAPQLNMYGLPYKVTEAGFALLNCAFKKTPSTDLSDIPALPANPIPVIKNSIKLRLNR from the exons ATGCCGTT TCCCATTACAACCCAGGGATCACAAACACAGCAACTACAGAAGCATTATGGCATTACCTCACCTATCAGTTTAGCTGCCCCTAAGGAGTTTGACAGCATGCTTACCCAGAAATTAATCGAAACCCTAAAACCTTATGGTGTatttgaagaggaagaagaactGCAACGCAG GATCCTAATTTTGGGAAAATTAAATAACCTGGTAAAGGAATGGATACGAGAAATCAGTGAAAGCAag AATCTTCCACAGTCTGTAATAGAAAATGTTGGAGGAAAAATTTTTACATTTGGATCCTATAGATTAGGGGTTCATACAAAAg GTGCTGATATTGATGCCCTGTGTGTTGCACCAAGACACGTTGAAAGAAGTGATTTTTTCACATCATtttatgaaaaactgaaacagcAAGAAGAAGTAAAAGATCTGAGG gcTGTTGAAGAAGCTTTTGTCCCAGTTATTAAACTTTGTTTTGATGGAATAGAG attGATATTTTGTTTGCAAGATTAGCCCTACAAACTATTCCTGAGGACTTAGACCTACGAGACGATAGCCTACTTAAAAATTTAGACATTAGATGCATACGAAGTCTTAATG GTTGCCGAGTAACCGATGAAATTCTGCATCTAGTACCAAACATTGACAACTTCAGGTTAACACTGAGAGCTATCAAACTGTGGGCAAAAC GCCACAACATCTATTCCAATATACTAGGTTTCCTTGGTGGTGTTTCCTGGGCTATGCTAGTAGCAAGAACTTGCCAGCTTTATCCAAATGCAATAGCATCAACTCTTGTACATAaatttttcttggtattttctAAAtg GGAATGGCCAAATCCAGTGCTATTGAAACAGCCAGAAGAATGCAATCTTAATTTGCCTGTATGGGATCCAAGG GTAAACCCCAGTGATAGGTACCATCTTATGCCTATAATTACACCAGCATACCCACAGCAGAACTCTACCTACAATGTGTCCGTTTCCACACGGATGGTCATGGTTGAGGAATTTAAACAAG gTCTTGCTATCACAGATGAAATTTTGCTGAGTAAGGCAGAGTGGTCCAAACTTTTTGAAGCTCCAAACTTCTTTCAAAAGTACAA GCATTATATTGTGCTTCTAGCAAGTGCACCGACAGAAAAGCAGCGACTAGAATG GGTGGGCTTGGTGGAATCAAAAATCCGTATTCTAGTTGGAAACCTGGAGAAGAATGAATTCATTACACTGGCTCATGTGAATCCACAGTCATTCCCAGCACCCAAGGAGAATCCTgacaa GGAAGAATATCGTACTATGTGGGTGATTGGGTTGGTGTTTAAGAAAACggaaaattctgaaaatttaaGTGTTGATCTGACCTACGATATTCAGTCCTTTACAGACACAG TTTATAGGCAAGCAATAAACAGCAAGATGTTTGAGATGGATATGAAGATTGCTGCAAGGCATGTGAAGCGCAAGCAACTTCACCAACTTCTACCTAATCACgtgcttcagaaaaagaagaag CATTCAACAGAAGGGATCAGGTTGACAGCTCTGAATGACAGCAGCCTAGACTTGTCTATGGACAGTGATAACAGCACGTCTGTGCCTTCGCCTACCAGTGCTATGAAGACGAGTCCATTGAACAGTTCTGGAAGTTCTCAGGG cAGAAGCAGTCCTGCGCCAGCTGTAACAGCAGCATCTGTGACCAACATACAGGCTTCTGAAGTCACTGTGCCACAAATAAATTCCAGTGAAAGCTCAGGGG GTTCTTCCAATGAAAGCATTCCTCAAACTGCCACACAACCAGCCATTTCTCCACCACCAAAGCCTACCATCTCTAGAATTGGTTCCTCAGCGTATATATTAAATCCATTACCAAGAACTTCAGGAAATGTTGCAGCAAAAATGCCTAGCCCTGTCACAGCAGTGAAAAGGACATCTTCTCCTCATAAAGAAGATTCtcccaagaaaatgaaaattgaagAG GATGAAATAATAGAAGATACTAGCTGCTTAGATTTGAATGAACatgaaaaaatggaaactaAG GAGCAGCATGAGACAGAGGTGAATGTTAATTCTCAAACAGAAACTCTTCAAACAACTTCTCTGCAAGCTCCTCAG CTAAACATGTATGGCTTGCCATACAAAGTGACCGAAGCTGGATTCGCTCTTCTGAATTGTGCCTTCAAA